A single region of the Xylanibacillus composti genome encodes:
- a CDS encoding dynamin family protein, with protein sequence MQFIDMANQLKQAGNHSAAAQLIELYEKVQSGRLDIAFCGHFSAGKSSLINALSGTRLLPSSPIPTSANVVSISKGQPSAIVWLKGLDGHVDTREVALAELDAFCRNSDDVVKVSIHYPIERLQEQTVWLDTPGVDSTDAAHARATESALHLADAVLYVMDYNHVQSETNFAFARELEERGKPLFLIVNQIDKHRESEIPFETFAEGVRKAFADWHIQPLDFFFLSLKQPDHPHNEWHRLTAMLEQLQQHRDVLIKRNVIASAKHLIGMHKQQRLLEQEEMREKLRDAADAGHELSPDMRHELEEAGRLRTDLDTKPASWKQELGKLLDFANITPAETRELARLMIESRQSGFRMGWLFAGGKTEQERKARLQTFADKFAEDIESQIVWHLRSWLNELAERELADGAGTDWGGDISLRLEPDWLADAVRDQATVTGEYVLNYMRDIAAEVKSRFRRQALDVMEKIEEKWRSALQVRLTQLDDELEQVRQAEAAQAELAELDAGLDREEQALLEQLPPMPPLPEIAQDAVEGSEEEAVPALFQQHADAHARQSASAMAQAAAASAAAGGIAPSEQIGGTASSARTSNAPESLAESGGKLQDRAKAAAKLLEAAAAEAELYPAFRHTVKELRERAKRLRERRFSLALFGAFSAGKSSFANALMGGPLLPVSPNPTTAAINRILPAEEERPHGSARILMKPQATLWEDMQHSMQALGLTAAAPEEAIHRIRQVRPDNVRPKGKPHLAFLTAVASGWERNADLLGRTLDADMETFRRYAAVESDSCFVERIDLYVDAPLTRSGMMLVDTPGADSINARHTGVAFHYMKNADAIIFITYYNHAFSLADREFLRQLGQVKDSFDMDKMFFVINAADLAENAQELEDVAAHLADNLNRFEIREPRLYPVSSLNALEAKLSQDADKLEQSGWARLERELSRFGLEELSELAVQNAVQEVQQVIRTLNEWERIATADQAEREQEEQRRQQAWRDWLAELEQLSGQSKEKQALQQEIRELVYYVKQRHAFRFGEWMQEAFNPASLRGDVRSVKEALAECWFEFVQLIDNHLSREMQATTLRIERILRQLLAGLWEEWRRQFTIRFPSAAIPDYETDMPPTPVIEETAGWNKPDLARLQSLFKNAKHYFEGNGRTNMREWLESVVTPQAEAYLQAHEERLLAYYERHWEQLCDQASRRCLELAEAYQAGTESLPHDDQSLSKLRATRDRLQQELVRFAG encoded by the coding sequence ATGCAATTTATAGATATGGCCAATCAACTTAAGCAAGCGGGTAATCATTCCGCCGCTGCACAGCTGATAGAACTGTATGAGAAAGTGCAATCAGGCCGATTGGATATTGCGTTCTGCGGGCATTTCTCCGCGGGGAAGTCCAGTCTCATTAACGCGCTAAGCGGCACCAGGCTGTTGCCGTCAAGTCCGATACCGACCAGCGCCAATGTCGTTTCCATTTCGAAAGGTCAGCCGTCCGCCATTGTGTGGTTAAAAGGACTTGATGGACACGTTGATACGCGAGAGGTGGCCTTGGCGGAATTGGATGCTTTCTGCCGCAACAGTGACGATGTTGTCAAGGTTTCCATTCATTATCCGATCGAGCGCTTGCAGGAGCAGACGGTCTGGCTGGATACGCCTGGTGTGGACTCGACGGATGCTGCCCATGCAAGAGCTACGGAATCTGCTTTGCATCTGGCTGACGCTGTGCTGTATGTCATGGATTACAACCATGTACAATCCGAAACGAATTTTGCTTTTGCGCGAGAACTGGAGGAACGAGGGAAACCGTTGTTTCTCATCGTCAATCAGATCGACAAGCATCGGGAATCGGAAATCCCGTTTGAGACCTTTGCCGAAGGGGTGAGGAAAGCATTCGCGGATTGGCATATTCAGCCGCTGGATTTCTTCTTCCTGTCCCTGAAGCAGCCGGATCATCCGCACAATGAATGGCATCGATTGACTGCCATGCTGGAACAGCTGCAGCAGCATCGGGATGTATTAATCAAGCGCAATGTCATTGCATCTGCCAAACATCTGATTGGCATGCATAAGCAGCAGCGGCTCTTGGAACAGGAGGAAATGCGGGAGAAGCTCCGGGATGCGGCGGATGCTGGGCACGAGCTTTCCCCGGATATGCGACATGAGCTGGAGGAAGCGGGTCGGCTCCGCACCGATTTGGACACAAAGCCTGCCAGTTGGAAGCAGGAGCTTGGGAAGCTGCTGGATTTCGCCAATATCACCCCTGCCGAAACGAGAGAACTGGCCCGTCTTATGATTGAAAGCCGACAATCCGGCTTTCGCATGGGCTGGTTGTTTGCCGGAGGAAAGACCGAGCAGGAGAGAAAGGCGCGATTGCAGACATTTGCAGATAAGTTCGCCGAGGATATTGAATCGCAGATCGTCTGGCATTTGCGCTCGTGGCTGAACGAGCTCGCAGAGCGGGAGCTTGCTGACGGGGCTGGAACGGATTGGGGCGGGGACATCTCCTTGCGTTTGGAGCCGGATTGGCTCGCCGATGCAGTGCGGGATCAGGCGACGGTAACCGGCGAATACGTGCTGAACTATATGCGGGACATTGCCGCCGAAGTGAAGTCCCGTTTTCGCAGGCAGGCGCTTGACGTCATGGAAAAGATCGAAGAAAAGTGGCGTTCGGCGCTGCAAGTCCGCCTGACCCAGTTGGACGATGAACTGGAGCAGGTAAGACAAGCGGAAGCGGCGCAGGCCGAACTGGCCGAGTTGGATGCGGGACTTGACCGCGAGGAACAAGCTTTGTTGGAGCAGCTGCCGCCGATGCCGCCTCTTCCCGAGATTGCTCAAGATGCGGTAGAAGGTTCAGAAGAGGAAGCTGTGCCCGCTTTGTTCCAACAACATGCAGACGCACACGCCAGACAATCGGCAAGCGCGATGGCGCAGGCTGCGGCCGCATCTGCAGCTGCAGGCGGCATCGCGCCTTCTGAACAAATCGGAGGAACCGCTTCGTCTGCACGTACATCCAATGCGCCGGAAAGCTTGGCGGAAAGCGGCGGGAAGCTGCAGGATCGGGCGAAGGCGGCCGCCAAGCTGCTGGAGGCGGCTGCTGCGGAGGCGGAATTGTACCCTGCCTTCCGTCATACGGTGAAGGAGTTGAGAGAACGGGCCAAGCGCTTGCGGGAACGGCGATTTTCCCTTGCGCTGTTCGGCGCATTCAGCGCAGGAAAATCTTCCTTCGCCAACGCGCTGATGGGCGGACCGCTGCTTCCCGTATCGCCGAATCCGACAACTGCGGCCATTAACCGCATATTGCCCGCTGAAGAGGAGCGCCCGCACGGCAGCGCCCGAATCCTGATGAAGCCTCAAGCAACACTGTGGGAAGACATGCAGCACTCCATGCAGGCATTGGGCTTGACGGCTGCCGCGCCGGAGGAGGCGATTCATCGCATTCGCCAAGTTCGTCCGGACAACGTCAGGCCGAAGGGCAAGCCGCATCTCGCCTTTTTGACAGCGGTAGCATCGGGATGGGAGCGCAATGCCGATCTGCTCGGCCGTACGCTTGATGCGGATATGGAGACCTTCCGCCGATATGCGGCAGTAGAAAGCGACTCCTGCTTCGTGGAGCGAATCGATTTGTACGTAGATGCTCCGCTAACGCGTTCGGGCATGATGCTTGTCGACACTCCAGGCGCAGATTCGATTAATGCCCGTCATACTGGTGTTGCTTTTCACTACATGAAAAATGCCGATGCCATTATATTTATTACCTATTACAACCACGCATTCTCCCTGGCAGACCGGGAATTCCTTCGCCAGCTGGGTCAGGTTAAGGATTCCTTCGACATGGATAAAATGTTCTTCGTTATCAACGCGGCCGATTTGGCGGAAAATGCGCAGGAGTTGGAAGACGTTGCTGCGCATCTCGCCGATAACCTGAACCGATTTGAAATTCGCGAGCCCCGCCTGTATCCGGTGTCCAGCCTAAATGCGCTGGAAGCAAAGCTTAGCCAGGATGCAGACAAGCTGGAGCAATCCGGTTGGGCCCGATTGGAGCGGGAGCTCAGCCGTTTCGGCTTGGAGGAATTGAGCGAATTGGCGGTGCAAAACGCCGTTCAGGAAGTCCAACAGGTCATCAGAACCCTGAATGAGTGGGAACGGATCGCCACAGCAGATCAAGCTGAGCGGGAGCAAGAGGAGCAGCGCCGACAGCAGGCATGGCGCGATTGGCTTGCCGAGCTGGAGCAGCTCTCCGGCCAAAGCAAGGAGAAGCAGGCACTCCAGCAAGAGATTCGCGAACTGGTCTATTATGTGAAGCAGCGTCATGCGTTCCGATTCGGGGAGTGGATGCAGGAAGCGTTCAATCCTGCGTCGCTGAGGGGCGATGTTCGCTCTGTCAAGGAAGCGTTGGCGGAGTGCTGGTTCGAATTCGTACAGCTGATTGACAATCATTTGTCCAGAGAAATGCAGGCTACGACATTGCGTATTGAGAGGATACTGAGGCAGCTGCTGGCCGGGTTGTGGGAGGAATGGCGCAGGCAATTCACCATCCGCTTCCCTTCGGCCGCCATCCCGGATTATGAAACGGATATGCCGCCGACCCCGGTCATAGAGGAGACTGCCGGATGGAATAAGCCGGATTTGGCCAGACTGCAAAGCTTGTTCAAGAACGCCAAGCATTATTTCGAAGGAAATGGACGGACGAACATGCGGGAATGGCTGGAATCTGTTGTTACCCCTCAGGCTGAAGCGTATCTGCAAGCCCATGAGGAACGTCTGCTCGCTTACTATGAACGGCATTGGGAACAACTTTGTGATCAAGCAAGCCGGCGCTGTCTGGAGCTTGCAGAAGCGTATCAAGCCGGTACAGAATCGCTGCCGCATGACGATCAGTCCTTGTCCAAGCTTCGCGCGACGAGAGATCGTTTGCAGCAGGAGCTTGTCCGGTTTGCGGGCTAA
- a CDS encoding GDSL-type esterase/lipase family protein, with amino-acid sequence MRTSRWLWPLLAFSSLAAVVLLTSGLIYGVRTILFPGESNLQRAVIERDDRLNDDGIWTILGLGDSLTKGTGDASSMGYAGQVRKAIDARDDREVSLINMAVNGYTTGQLLEQIRQQNGVILSIQQADAIVMTIGGNDLYTPGEEVLPGQVLAAIPDALARMDEIFQILTELNPDARVLYVGLYHPLREIDPEGELSSLLHDWNYRVLQLTETYPQVVFVPTYDLFGANGRRYLSGDHYHPNEEGYKRIAARIVQVLEEDWHESP; translated from the coding sequence TTGAGAACATCACGTTGGTTGTGGCCGCTGCTTGCATTCAGTTCACTGGCTGCTGTAGTGCTGTTGACGAGCGGCTTGATCTATGGCGTCAGGACCATTTTGTTCCCGGGTGAATCCAATTTGCAGAGAGCCGTAATCGAGCGCGATGACCGATTGAACGATGACGGGATTTGGACGATTCTGGGCTTGGGCGATTCCTTGACCAAAGGGACAGGAGACGCATCCAGCATGGGGTATGCGGGACAAGTTCGGAAGGCAATTGACGCCAGGGATGACCGTGAGGTCAGTTTGATCAATATGGCAGTTAACGGCTACACGACAGGTCAGCTGCTCGAGCAGATTCGGCAGCAGAATGGCGTCATTCTTTCGATACAGCAAGCGGATGCGATAGTGATGACTATCGGCGGGAACGATCTGTACACGCCTGGCGAGGAAGTCCTTCCCGGGCAGGTGCTTGCCGCCATCCCGGACGCGCTGGCCAGAATGGATGAAATTTTTCAAATCCTCACGGAATTGAATCCGGACGCCCGTGTCCTGTATGTGGGTTTGTATCATCCGCTGCGCGAGATCGACCCGGAAGGCGAGCTTTCGAGCTTATTGCACGACTGGAATTATCGCGTATTGCAACTGACCGAAACTTATCCGCAGGTGGTGTTCGTCCCGACGTATGATCTGTTCGGCGCGAATGGAAGACGCTACTTGTCTGGCGACCACTATCATCCGAATGAGGAAGGCTACAAGCGGATAGCGGCACGAATCGTGCAAGTGCTGGAGGAGGATTGGCATGAGTCGCCATAA
- a CDS encoding ABC transporter ATP-binding protein yields MSRHNAETVLKVRDVKKKIKNKWIIQGVSFDIYAGEVFGFLGPNGSGKTTTIRMLVDLIRPTEGTIEVCGKNVQKEHDAALRQIGSIVENPELYPYMTGWENLEHFAGMLPGVSYERIREVVDIVGMGARMHDKVRTYSLGMRQRLGIAQALLGNPRLLILDEPTNGLDPQGIKELRAFIRQLAESGLSIFISSHLLSEVQMMCDRVAIIRRGAVIAEGSVSELLQEAMNRVQWRLHPRAKAVELLAGMEGITLLEDSPGMESLASDGAWSYVWTQMEPELVPHAVAELIHGGISIYGVEAKPPSLEALFLTLTEGESIE; encoded by the coding sequence ATGAGTCGCCATAACGCTGAGACGGTGCTGAAAGTTCGTGATGTGAAGAAAAAGATAAAAAACAAGTGGATTATCCAAGGGGTCAGCTTCGATATTTACGCAGGCGAGGTATTTGGTTTTCTCGGACCGAATGGCTCGGGGAAGACAACTACGATCCGGATGCTGGTCGATCTGATTCGACCGACCGAAGGAACGATTGAGGTATGCGGCAAAAATGTGCAAAAAGAGCATGATGCGGCGCTTCGGCAAATCGGCAGCATAGTCGAAAATCCCGAGCTGTACCCGTATATGACAGGGTGGGAAAACCTGGAGCACTTTGCCGGCATGCTGCCGGGCGTATCCTATGAGCGGATCAGGGAAGTTGTCGACATAGTCGGCATGGGCGCCCGCATGCATGACAAGGTGAGGACTTATTCGCTCGGCATGAGACAGAGGCTTGGCATCGCGCAGGCATTGCTGGGGAATCCAAGGCTGCTTATCCTGGACGAGCCTACGAACGGCCTGGATCCGCAAGGCATAAAAGAACTTCGCGCCTTTATTCGCCAGCTCGCAGAGAGCGGCCTCAGCATCTTTATTTCCAGCCATCTCCTCAGCGAGGTGCAGATGATGTGCGACCGTGTCGCCATTATTCGGCGCGGTGCGGTCATCGCAGAGGGCAGTGTTTCGGAGCTGCTTCAGGAAGCGATGAATCGGGTGCAGTGGCGGCTTCATCCGCGCGCAAAGGCTGTTGAACTGTTAGCGGGCATGGAGGGAATTACGCTGCTGGAAGATTCACCCGGGATGGAGAGCCTTGCGTCAGACGGCGCTTGGTCCTATGTATGGACACAAATGGAGCCTGAGCTGGTGCCGCATGCGGTGGCCGAACTGATTCATGGCGGGATTTCCATCTATGGCGTGGAGGCTAAGCCGCCGTCGCTGGAGGCGCTATTCTTGACCTTGACGGAGGGGGAGAGCATTGAATAG
- a CDS encoding ABC transporter permease: MNSMLPLVRNEMLKIWKKKRFFVIIGIVAVLIPIFTYAQLRVSLDRQSQMGTDDWRVSLQQRINDYTNRMSSPRVIEEWRKWMSVEVQRLQYYLDHDVNPEEPSGVTFTREFVKNAVGLFVPLLVMVIASDLVSSEHAQGTIKLLLTRPVSRWKVLLSKYLALLLYVSLIVIILAALCYLISGAIFGYGGWQAPTLIGFQITGSDIDTANVNMIEQWRFVWMELGLVFFTGLAVGCIALMVSVLVKSTAAGMGIMLATLIAGTILSNMVSSWESAKYFFMVNLDLVSYLSGDLPPVEGMNLTFSMSVLTVWAVASIVVSFVSFTRRDVY; encoded by the coding sequence TTGAATAGCATGTTGCCGCTTGTTCGCAATGAGATGCTGAAAATTTGGAAGAAAAAAAGATTCTTCGTCATCATCGGGATTGTTGCGGTCCTGATCCCAATATTCACCTATGCACAGCTGAGGGTTTCCCTGGACCGCCAAAGCCAGATGGGAACGGATGATTGGCGGGTCAGCCTGCAGCAGCGCATCAACGACTACACGAATCGAATGAGCAGTCCGCGCGTGATTGAGGAATGGCGGAAGTGGATGTCTGTTGAAGTCCAGCGGCTTCAATATTACTTGGATCATGATGTGAATCCTGAAGAGCCGAGCGGCGTCACTTTTACAAGAGAATTCGTCAAAAATGCAGTCGGCTTGTTCGTCCCGCTGCTCGTTATGGTCATTGCCTCAGACTTGGTGTCTTCCGAGCATGCTCAGGGCACAATCAAGCTGCTGTTGACGCGGCCAGTCAGCCGCTGGAAGGTGCTGTTGTCCAAATACTTGGCCTTGCTTCTCTACGTCTCGCTGATTGTCATCATCCTGGCGGCTCTCTGCTACCTGATCTCGGGCGCAATATTCGGCTATGGGGGGTGGCAGGCGCCCACATTGATCGGATTCCAAATTACGGGTTCCGATATCGATACGGCAAATGTGAATATGATCGAACAATGGCGGTTTGTTTGGATGGAGCTGGGTCTAGTCTTCTTCACAGGACTGGCAGTGGGCTGTATTGCCCTTATGGTTTCTGTCCTGGTCAAGAGCACCGCGGCCGGAATGGGCATTATGCTGGCGACCTTGATTGCTGGAACGATCTTGTCCAACATGGTTTCTTCCTGGGAAAGCGCCAAATATTTCTTTATGGTGAACCTGGATTTGGTCAGCTACTTGAGCGGTGATTTGCCGCCAGTGGAGGGGATGAATTTGACCTTTTCCATGTCGGTGCTGACGGTTTGGGCGGTAGCGTCCATCGTCGTATCGTTCGTTTCTTTTACGCGCCGGGATGTGTATTAA
- the parE gene encoding DNA topoisomerase IV subunit B yields MAEQLDLFGIPMQERERSGTSEATAAKEADQAAAGKEKSSRDVLPAATNATNAADYGDDDIQVLEGLVAVRKRPGMYIGSTSVSGLHHLVWEIVDNAVDEHLAKHCTQIDVTIHKDGSVTVQDNGRGIPTGMHKTGVPTPQVVFTVLHAGGKFGGGGYKKSGGLHGVGASVTNALSEWLVVDIYRDGKIHRQRFEYWVDDAGTEHVGEPVTGLEIVGNTNRTGTKVTFKPDKRVFSTVQLNGDTLSERLQEIAFLNSGLKVTLKDEREDRFDEFMYEGGASEFVRFLNEGKTALHEVIHFTGEKDDIEVEVALQYNDGYTETIASFVNAIPTRGGGTHETGFKTAFTRVMNEYARKAGLLKEKDKNLEGADLREGMMAVVNIKMAEVEFVGQTKDQLGSSSARSAVDTVASEQLAVFLEENPQTAQNLIKKAVQAAKAREAARKAREEVRSGKKGKSQSSNLGGKLTPAQSKDYERNELFIVEGDSAGGSAKQGRDSRHQAILPLKGKPMNPEKAKLPDILKNDEYKAIIAAIGAGVGSEFEAEESNYGKIIIMTDADTDGAHIQVLLLTFFYRYMKPLIDAGKVYIAQPPLYKITKKGKSGEIRYAWTDEQLQQAMKELGRNVELQRYKGLGEMNPEQLWETTMDPEQRILLQVQIEDAAKAERRVTTLMGDKVDPRKRWIIDNVDFTEFEA; encoded by the coding sequence ATGGCGGAACAGCTCGATTTATTCGGGATCCCCATGCAAGAAAGAGAGAGGTCCGGAACCAGTGAGGCAACTGCTGCCAAAGAAGCGGACCAGGCTGCAGCCGGCAAGGAAAAAAGCAGCAGGGACGTACTGCCTGCTGCAACCAATGCGACGAATGCCGCCGACTACGGCGATGATGATATTCAAGTGCTGGAAGGGCTTGTTGCTGTAAGGAAGCGGCCAGGCATGTATATTGGAAGCACAAGCGTGTCGGGACTTCATCATCTCGTTTGGGAAATTGTAGACAATGCGGTGGATGAGCACCTGGCCAAGCATTGTACACAGATTGATGTGACCATACATAAGGACGGGTCAGTCACGGTTCAGGACAATGGACGCGGCATTCCGACAGGCATGCACAAAACGGGCGTTCCAACGCCGCAGGTCGTTTTTACGGTGCTTCACGCAGGCGGCAAATTCGGCGGCGGCGGGTATAAGAAATCCGGAGGCTTGCACGGGGTAGGCGCTTCGGTGACCAATGCCCTTTCGGAATGGCTGGTTGTAGACATTTATCGGGATGGGAAGATACACCGTCAGCGATTTGAATACTGGGTCGATGACGCGGGAACGGAGCATGTGGGTGAACCGGTGACTGGTCTGGAGATCGTCGGCAATACGAACCGAACTGGAACGAAGGTTACCTTCAAGCCGGACAAGCGGGTGTTTTCTACCGTGCAGTTGAACGGCGACACCTTGTCTGAACGGCTGCAGGAGATCGCCTTCCTCAATTCCGGGCTGAAGGTAACGCTAAAGGATGAGCGAGAAGACCGATTTGATGAATTTATGTACGAGGGCGGAGCTAGCGAATTCGTGCGTTTTCTGAATGAGGGGAAGACGGCGCTTCACGAGGTCATTCACTTTACAGGAGAGAAGGACGACATTGAGGTTGAGGTGGCGCTGCAATATAATGACGGGTATACCGAAACGATCGCCTCATTCGTCAATGCGATTCCTACTCGAGGCGGCGGCACTCACGAAACCGGCTTCAAAACAGCCTTCACCCGGGTCATGAACGAGTATGCGCGCAAAGCAGGGCTATTGAAGGAAAAAGACAAAAATCTGGAAGGCGCGGATCTGCGCGAGGGCATGATGGCTGTCGTGAACATCAAGATGGCAGAGGTAGAATTTGTTGGCCAGACGAAGGATCAACTGGGCAGCTCCTCCGCCCGAAGCGCCGTTGACACGGTGGCTTCCGAGCAGCTGGCCGTCTTCCTGGAAGAGAATCCGCAAACCGCGCAGAACTTGATCAAAAAGGCTGTACAAGCTGCCAAAGCAAGGGAGGCTGCCCGCAAGGCGCGCGAGGAAGTGCGAAGCGGCAAGAAAGGCAAAAGCCAGAGCTCGAATTTGGGCGGCAAGCTGACCCCTGCGCAGTCCAAGGATTATGAGCGCAACGAACTGTTTATCGTCGAAGGCGACTCTGCTGGCGGATCGGCCAAGCAGGGCAGAGATTCCCGCCATCAGGCGATCCTGCCGCTCAAGGGCAAGCCGATGAATCCGGAAAAAGCGAAGCTGCCGGACATCCTGAAGAATGATGAATACAAAGCGATCATCGCTGCGATTGGCGCAGGCGTAGGATCGGAATTCGAGGCAGAAGAGTCCAATTACGGCAAGATAATTATCATGACGGATGCGGACACCGACGGCGCGCATATTCAAGTGCTGCTGCTTACTTTCTTCTACCGCTACATGAAACCGCTGATTGATGCAGGCAAAGTGTATATTGCTCAGCCTCCCTTGTACAAAATTACCAAAAAGGGCAAGTCGGGCGAGATACGCTACGCTTGGACAGACGAACAGCTCCAGCAGGCGATGAAGGAATTAGGAAGGAACGTTGAGCTGCAGCGGTATAAGGGGCTTGGGGAAATGAATCCCGAGCAGCTGTGGGAAACGACGATGGACCCGGAACAACGCATTCTCCTGCAAGTGCAAATCGAGGATGCCGCGAAAGCGGAGCGCCGGGTGACCACCTTAATGGGAGACAAGGTCGACCCGCGCAAACGGTGGATCATCGATAACGTGGATTTCACAGAATTTGAAGCGTAA
- the gyrA gene encoding DNA gyrase subunit A — MSVLEQFLPAFLEEVVGDRFGRYSKYIIQDRAIPDIRDGLKPVQRRILYAMYEAGNTPDKPYRKSAKTVGDVMGNYHPHGDSSIYEGMVRMAQPWKMAHVLIDGHGNWGSIDDDPPAAMRYTEARLSAIAMEMMRDIEKRTVPFKDNFDNTAKEPVVLPSRFPNLLVNGVSGISSGFATEIPPHNLREVIDACVAFIDNDLITLEELMKIVRGPDFPTGGTIMGEAGIRDAYRTGKGRIVLRAKTEVEDLRGGKQQIVITEIPYQVVKSRLVTAMETIRLEKKVEGIAEVRDESGRNGLRIVIELKKDADAQGILAYLLKKTDLQVSYNFNMVAIVNKTPKQLGLKDMIAAYVMHQKEIVTYRSQFDLEKAEDKAHVLEGLVKALDLLDEVIATIKASKNRQDAQQNLVQAFGFTERQADAILTLQLYRLTNLEITTLEKELKEVRKLIAYLRGILDSEPKLMAVVKKELTEIRDKYGIDRRSDIQEEVEEVKVSLEVMVNPEEVKVTLSGDGYIKRTSLLSFNRSGGEAESTGLKEGDYLRYMLEVNTLDSLLIFTDKGQYYLLPVHQIPEYKWKDNGTAIVNVLPIPKEDRIVQVLPVREFDQPGISLVFVTRKGQVKRTELKEYYTNRSMAITACKLAADDSVVAVHCSDGAKDLLLVSKLGMSIRFKEDEVKPMGRAAGGVRGMQLKDGDEVIAGLWVEQDEGEILVVSDIGFAKRTLVADYTVQARGGKGMQTFAFKEGKRVRPNGSSLAAAFYVREATELDAVLTNSEMVRFSSEDTPIEERKSTGKAISGIDKSAGIVEVLQRT, encoded by the coding sequence ATGAGCGTACTCGAACAGTTTTTACCGGCATTTTTGGAAGAAGTCGTCGGCGACAGATTTGGCCGCTATTCTAAATACATCATTCAAGATCGGGCGATCCCGGACATCCGGGACGGGCTCAAGCCTGTGCAGCGGCGCATATTGTATGCCATGTACGAAGCGGGGAATACGCCGGACAAGCCGTACCGGAAGTCGGCGAAAACAGTCGGCGATGTGATGGGCAATTATCATCCGCACGGGGATTCCTCCATTTATGAGGGCATGGTGAGAATGGCGCAGCCATGGAAAATGGCGCATGTGCTCATTGACGGCCACGGCAACTGGGGATCAATCGATGATGATCCGCCGGCAGCCATGCGTTATACGGAAGCGCGTTTGTCTGCCATAGCGATGGAGATGATGCGCGATATTGAGAAGCGCACGGTCCCGTTCAAGGATAACTTCGACAATACGGCGAAGGAGCCGGTCGTGCTTCCTTCGCGATTTCCGAATCTGCTCGTGAACGGGGTAAGCGGCATCTCTTCCGGTTTTGCCACGGAAATTCCGCCGCACAATCTGCGTGAAGTAATCGATGCCTGCGTGGCGTTCATTGACAATGATCTAATCACTCTGGAAGAACTGATGAAGATTGTCCGGGGACCTGACTTTCCAACAGGCGGCACGATTATGGGAGAGGCGGGCATCCGCGACGCCTATCGTACGGGAAAAGGGCGAATTGTGCTGCGCGCCAAGACCGAGGTGGAGGATCTGCGCGGCGGCAAGCAGCAAATCGTGATCACCGAAATCCCTTATCAGGTCGTCAAGTCGCGGCTCGTAACGGCCATGGAGACGATCCGCCTGGAGAAAAAGGTGGAGGGCATTGCGGAAGTGCGGGACGAGAGCGGGCGAAACGGCCTGCGCATCGTGATTGAACTGAAGAAGGATGCTGACGCGCAGGGAATACTGGCCTACTTGCTGAAGAAGACGGACTTGCAAGTGAGTTATAACTTTAATATGGTGGCGATCGTCAACAAGACGCCAAAGCAGCTTGGATTGAAGGACATGATTGCGGCCTATGTGATGCACCAGAAGGAAATCGTCACATACAGGTCGCAATTCGATCTGGAGAAGGCGGAAGACAAAGCGCATGTGCTGGAAGGATTAGTGAAAGCGCTCGATCTTCTGGATGAAGTGATTGCCACGATCAAGGCTTCGAAGAATCGTCAGGATGCGCAGCAAAATTTAGTACAAGCATTTGGCTTTACAGAACGCCAGGCCGACGCCATTCTCACTCTGCAGTTGTACCGGTTGACCAACCTGGAGATTACAACGCTTGAGAAGGAATTGAAGGAAGTCCGCAAGCTGATTGCTTACCTGCGCGGCATTTTGGATAGTGAACCGAAGCTGATGGCGGTAGTCAAAAAAGAATTGACGGAGATCAGGGACAAGTATGGCATCGACAGGCGCTCCGATATTCAGGAGGAAGTGGAAGAAGTCAAGGTCAGCCTGGAGGTCATGGTCAATCCGGAAGAGGTCAAGGTAACGCTTTCCGGTGATGGCTACATTAAGCGAACCTCCCTGCTATCGTTTAATCGCTCCGGCGGCGAGGCGGAATCAACCGGGCTGAAGGAAGGCGACTACCTGCGCTATATGCTTGAAGTTAATACGCTGGACAGCTTGCTGATCTTTACCGACAAAGGGCAGTATTATTTGCTGCCGGTACATCAAATTCCGGAGTACAAGTGGAAGGATAACGGCACAGCTATTGTGAATGTGCTGCCGATTCCGAAGGAGGACCGGATTGTCCAGGTATTGCCTGTTCGTGAATTCGACCAGCCGGGTATCTCGCTTGTCTTTGTGACGCGCAAAGGCCAGGTGAAACGCACGGAGCTTAAGGAATATTATACGAATCGCTCTATGGCCATTACGGCGTGCAAGCTGGCAGCGGATGATTCCGTCGTTGCGGTTCATTGCAGTGACGGCGCCAAGGATTTGCTGCTGGTCAGCAAGTTGGGCATGAGCATTCGCTTCAAGGAAGACGAAGTGAAGCCTATGGGTCGGGCTGCCGGCGGAGTCCGCGGCATGCAGCTGAAGGATGGCGATGAGGTGATCGCCGGATTGTGGGTGGAGCAGGATGAAGGAGAAATATTGGTTGTCTCCGATATCGGCTTTGCCAAGCGTACGTTAGTGGCCGATTATACGGTACAAGCTCGCGGCGGCAAAGGCATGCAAACCTTTGCCTTCAAAGAAGGCAAGCGCGTTCGTCCGAATGGCAGCAGCTTGGCAGCTGCGTTCTATGTAAGGGAAGCTACGGAGCTGGATGCTGTCTTGACGAATAGCGAGATGGTGCGATTCTCTTCTGAAGATACACCTATTGAGGAGCGCAAATCAACGGGCAAGGCGATTAGCGGTATCGATAAGTCAGCAGGGATCGTGGAAGTGCTGCAGCGAACCTGA